A window of the Arachis duranensis cultivar V14167 chromosome 5, aradu.V14167.gnm2.J7QH, whole genome shotgun sequence genome harbors these coding sequences:
- the LOC107487597 gene encoding transcription factor bHLH18, which yields MMEIASSNYLAEFGIEEYSSSFQEYPMMMNSFEEMLDKFEMDMQSMSSAYSETKPPPHQLQSPFNTAMPSRSASPSPPKLISFEAPSLPNSSNIKNPNLMMDDHIHFSAFFNHDNPPHKVLPATARNPIQAQEHVIAERKRREKLSQRFVALSAMVPGLKKMDKASILGDAIKYVKQLQERVQFLEEEKARKKTMVESGVAVKRCFVFVEDEDNNENEISAAAALLDGNCNTLPEIKARVSGKDVLIRIHCHKQECKNSRGAREAAILSVLEKHNLTVHTTTSLPFGNDTLDITILAQMKKECSIRTKDLVGSLRVALTQFS from the exons ATGATGGAAATTGCATCCAGCAACTACTTGGCTGAATTT GGAATAGAAGAATATTCTAGCAGCTTCCAGGAATACCCGATGATGATGAATTCATTTGAAGAAATGCTTGATAAGTTTGAGATGGACATGCAATCTATGTCATCAGCCTACTCTGAAACCAAACCACCACCACATCAACTTCAATCCCCTTTTAACACTGCCATGCCTTCTAGATCCGCCTCTCCATCACCACCCAAACTTATCTCCTTTGAGGCACCGTCTCTTCCTAATTCTTCCAACATTAAGAACCCTAATCTCATGATGGACGACCACATTCACTTCTCTGCTTTCTTCAACCATGATAATCCACCGCATAAGGTCCTTCCCGCCACAGCTAGGAACCCAATCCAAGCTCAGGAGCATGTAATCGCCGAAAGAAAACGCCGGGAAAAGCTCAGCCAGAGGTTCGTCGCTCTTTCCGCCATGGTCCCTGGCCTCAAGAAG ATGGACAAGGCTTCAATTTTAGGAGATGCCATAAAATATGTGAAGCAACTACAGGAACGAGTGCAGTTTTTGGAGGAGGAGAAGGCTAGAAAGAAAACTATGGTTGAATCAGGGGTGGCAGTAAAGAGATGTTTCGTGTTTGTTGAAGATGAAGATAATAATGAGAACGAAATTTCAGCAGCAGCAGCATTATTGGATGGAAATTGTAATACACTTCCGGAAATCAAAGCAAGAGTTAGTGGTAAAGACGTACTCATCAGAATCCACTGCCATAAACAAGAGTGCAAGAACAGTAGGGGTGCTCGTGAGGCTGCAATACTCTCCGTATTAGAGAAGCATAATCTCACTGTTCACACAACCACCTCTTTGCCCTTCGGCAATGACACTCTCGATATCACTATTCTCGCTCAG atgaagaaggaaTGCTCCATTAGGACAAAGGATCTAGTAGGAAGCCTACGGGTGGCATTGACACAATTCAGTTGA
- the LOC107487596 gene encoding transcription factor NAI1: MISTEESWTTWLCDLEEEDYSFINGIIAAPNNYSNSQMSNNDNERPSKLLKSTTPTPRRRRTTGSAGTGRSPQHAHDHIIAERMRREKISQQFIALSALIPGLKKMDKATVLGDAIKYVKQLQEQVKVLETESKRKSAESVVYVEKSEVCGEEDVSVSDTWSNSGGDGNSSYEVSKAVSRSVLPEVEARVSEKNVLIRIHCEKHKGVLMHILKLIDKLHLSVLNTTSLPFGASIVDITITAEMDDKFSLSAKELARNIRVGVLQSM, encoded by the exons ATGATTTCCACCGAGGAATCATGGACTACTTGGCTCTGTGATTTG GAAGAAGAGGACTACAGTTTCATCAATGGCATAATAGCAGCCCCTAATAATTACTCAAACTCACAGATGAGTAACAATGATAATGAGAGGCCATCCAAGCTTCTCAAGAGCACCACCCCAACCCCAAGACGCAGAAGAACTACTGGCTCAGCTGGCACTGGCAGATCCCCCCAACACGCCCATGATCACATCATTGCCgaaagaatgagaagggaaaagATTAGCCAACAGTTCATAGCACTTTCTGCCCTTATTCCAGGCCTCAAAAAG ATGGACAAGGCGACGGTGTTAGGCGACGCTATCAAGTACGTGAAGCAGCTACAAGAGCAAGTGAAGGTTCTAGAAACTGAAAGCAAAAGGAAAAGCGCGGAGTCTGTTGTGTATGTTGAGAAATCTGAGGTGTGCGGAGAGGAAGATGTGTCTGTGTCAGACACTTGGTCAAATTCAGGGGGGGATGGAAACTCATCGTACGAAGTGTCAAAAGCAGTGAGTAGGTCGGTGCTGCCTGAAGTGGAGGCAAGAGTGTCTGAGAAGAACGTCCTCATCCGGATCCACTGCGAGAAACACAAAGGAGTGTTGATGCACATTCTCAAGCTCATTGACAAACTCCATCTCTCTGTTCTTAACACCACTTCCTTGCCTTTTGGAGCCTCCATCGTCGACATAACCATCACTGCCGAG ATGGATGACAAGTTCAGCTTAAGCGCGAAGGAGCTTGCTAGAAACATAAGGGTGGGAGTGTTGCAATCGATGTAG